One part of the Pyrinomonadaceae bacterium genome encodes these proteins:
- a CDS encoding tetratricopeptide repeat protein, translating to MAAPADAITARVIRAYCITHKVGFDAPSSKPILCASGGHALAKNFPDSSSWEYCCDCQHCWLVDTAKKEAASKECPACERNVVRRYVCGDCNVISVESDEPGRRKVFAITNGIPTPTCPGCLQEPSHSVIDHDCRDYGASFVTSFSTCPFCDEVLERLPDFPCTVSECLTSLKTTTKLKLDSAGNQLTASADGDYVLLPGVPGLNLSFAIPKARKLKSKRQYYDTYYELFNCDNPSAGEIIVIRPASVDRTEAGWVVKEAGAIEIKLAGPQRITQELIVCPNCGTAGKPTEQFCGRCGLAFGASGAADYESVTLPVELTAPENLPVPGSTPAGSFVGDVENVTASPIDTTSWSASPSTSRIPSPLSTAVKVLMAGIGLVFLLVVIIAVSLNTVGSNSVEKQLDDAIARGNLFPPASQNAYQLYNQLKANGANDETLRKYRERLVPLLTRQATQLTQNLLQPGYEEAPASEWQIATRAMSWATELKPGDSLISAKSAYCQGRVAYLANQNQAAIEHWVKAAQLDPSWALPANSAGLVYASLKNYSTARTLYSDAVRRNPNWANPYNNLGTSYYMERNYSEAKVFYKKAVQLAPDWARPHAWLGDIAMIEKDFETAITEYQWVLSPQAVGTANMNLEKIKEKLNEAQQLSAGSEYE from the coding sequence ATGGCTGCCCCAGCCGACGCGATTACCGCTCGCGTAATTCGCGCTTATTGCATCACCCATAAAGTGGGTTTCGACGCCCCGTCGAGTAAGCCAATTCTCTGTGCGTCAGGTGGCCATGCTCTCGCCAAGAATTTTCCGGACAGCTCGTCGTGGGAATATTGCTGTGACTGCCAGCATTGCTGGCTCGTTGATACGGCAAAAAAAGAAGCCGCCAGCAAAGAATGTCCAGCTTGTGAACGCAACGTAGTCCGCCGCTATGTCTGTGGGGACTGTAATGTCATTAGTGTCGAATCAGACGAACCAGGTCGTCGCAAGGTCTTTGCGATCACGAACGGCATACCGACTCCCACCTGTCCGGGCTGTCTGCAAGAGCCTTCACATTCCGTCATCGACCACGACTGTCGCGACTACGGCGCCTCTTTCGTGACGAGCTTTTCCACTTGTCCTTTCTGCGATGAAGTCCTTGAACGCCTGCCGGATTTTCCGTGCACGGTGTCAGAGTGCTTAACCAGTCTCAAGACGACAACCAAACTGAAATTGGATAGCGCTGGAAACCAACTAACAGCGTCGGCCGACGGCGACTACGTCCTTTTGCCGGGTGTGCCCGGCCTGAACTTGTCCTTCGCGATTCCTAAGGCCAGGAAACTTAAATCGAAGCGGCAGTATTACGACACCTATTACGAACTCTTTAACTGCGACAACCCATCAGCGGGCGAGATTATTGTCATTCGACCTGCGTCAGTCGATCGGACTGAGGCCGGGTGGGTCGTCAAAGAAGCAGGCGCAATCGAAATCAAGCTCGCCGGGCCGCAGCGCATTACGCAAGAACTTATCGTCTGCCCCAACTGTGGTACCGCCGGAAAACCCACCGAGCAATTTTGTGGACGCTGTGGCCTGGCCTTCGGAGCCTCTGGGGCGGCTGACTATGAAAGCGTCACTCTACCAGTTGAATTGACTGCACCGGAGAACCTACCTGTCCCCGGATCGACACCTGCTGGATCGTTTGTTGGTGACGTTGAGAACGTGACGGCTTCGCCGATCGACACTACTTCCTGGTCGGCGTCGCCTTCCACTTCGCGAATCCCATCACCTCTGTCAACCGCAGTCAAGGTTCTGATGGCAGGCATTGGATTGGTGTTCCTGCTGGTTGTGATTATTGCTGTTTCCCTTAACACCGTGGGAAGTAACAGCGTCGAGAAGCAGCTTGACGACGCAATAGCGAGAGGCAATTTATTTCCGCCTGCAAGCCAGAACGCCTATCAACTCTACAACCAACTGAAAGCCAACGGCGCCAATGACGAGACGTTGCGCAAGTACCGAGAGCGACTGGTGCCGTTACTGACGAGGCAGGCCACGCAGCTTACCCAAAACCTGCTTCAGCCTGGCTATGAAGAAGCGCCAGCCTCGGAATGGCAAATCGCCACGAGAGCGATGTCATGGGCTACTGAATTGAAGCCTGGTGACAGTCTTATTAGCGCAAAGAGTGCCTACTGCCAGGGTCGAGTGGCCTACTTGGCTAACCAGAATCAAGCTGCGATTGAGCACTGGGTAAAAGCGGCCCAACTGGATCCGTCATGGGCTCTACCTGCCAACAGCGCGGGGCTGGTCTACGCATCGCTCAAGAACTATTCAACGGCGCGGACACTCTATTCTGACGCAGTTCGCCGCAATCCCAATTGGGCAAATCCTTACAACAATTTAGGCACCTCATATTACATGGAAAGAAACTACTCTGAGGCTAAGGTTTTCTACAAGAAAGCAGTTCAGCTCGCGCCTGACTGGGCGCGCCCTCACGCGTGGTTGGGCGACATTGCAATGATCGAGAAGGATTTTGAGACCGCGATAACAGAGTACCAATGGGTGCTCAGTCCACAGGCCGTCGGAACTGCCAACATGAACCTCGAGAAGATCAAAGAGAAACTGAACGAAGCCCAACAACTTTCAGCCGGCAGCGAATACGAATAG